In Cicer arietinum cultivar CDC Frontier isolate Library 1 chromosome 7, Cicar.CDCFrontier_v2.0, whole genome shotgun sequence, a single window of DNA contains:
- the LOC101501113 gene encoding lipid phosphate phosphatase epsilon 1, chloroplastic-like, producing MISYNHKYHSLVQLLEQEAFVDRSSEFQPKFFSHEVESTLNQLSKWIISVFFGVFIIWRNDGEALWFAAGSILNVVFSILLKQILNQKRPSTLKSDPGMPSSHAQSIFFTLMFIILSSVKLLRINELTITTSGLALAFGSYFSYLRVSQKLHTVSQVIVGAVIGSICSILWYWLWNGFMVDAFVSSLWVRIIVVLGSAGIWLGFLSHVIHHWLKDK from the exons ATGATCAGCTACAACCACA AATATCATTCACTTGTGCAATTGCTTGAACAAGAAGCTTTTGTTGATAGGTCATCTGAGTTTCAGCCAAAGTTTTTCTCCCATGAAGTGGAATCAACTCTTAATCAATTG AGCAAGTGGATAATAAGTGTCTTCTTTGGTGTTTTCATTATATGGAGGAATGATGGAGAAGCATTATGGTTTGCAGCAGGGTCCATTTTAAATGTAGTGTTTTCTATTTTACTCAAACAAATACTGAATCAGAAAAGACCTTCAACCCTCAAATCTGACCCTGGAATGCCATCTTCACATGCTCAATCCATTTTCTTTACTCTCATGTTTATTATATTGTCAA GTGTGAAATTGTTAAGAATAAATGAACTCACCATTACCACAAGTGGCCTGGCTTTGGCATTTGGTTCTTATTTT TCATATCTGCGGGTGTCACAAAAACTTCATACAGTGAGCCAAGTAATTGTTGGAGCTGTTATTGGATCCATTTGCTCTATCTTATGGTATTGGCTATGGAATGGTTTTATGGTAGATGCTTTTGTATCCTCTTTGTGGGTAAGAATCATTGTTGTTTTGGGTTCTGCAGGAATTTGGTTAGGTTTCCTTTCACATGTGATACACCATTGGCTTAAAGACAAATGA
- the LOC101496263 gene encoding lipid phosphate phosphatase epsilon 1, chloroplastic isoform X1, producing MLQLSFHMSATTILCYNPSSKFLGTNPLKQRYLKKNSFSPSLSGSRSFTCGFVLFNLRGKSAMDGFERTAYRDGNSDEHVQVLEQEAFVGSSSELQPKFLFQEMESTLNQLSKWIVTALFGAFVIWRHDAEALWFAGGSVLNAMLSVLLKQILNQKRPSTLKSDPGMPSSHSQSIFFGVMFIILSSVESLSINAFTITSSCLALALGSYMSYLRVSQKLHTVSQVIVGAFVGSICSILWYWLWNGFMLNAFVSSLWVRIIVILGSAGICLGFLLYVIRHWLKEE from the exons ATGCTGCAATTATCCTTCCACATGTCAGCAACAACCATCCTTTGCTATAATCCATCTAGCAAATTTCTGGGAACAAATCCGCTTAAACAAAGATACTTGAAAAAGAATTCATTTTCTCCTAGTTTATCTGGTTCAAGATCATTCACTTGTGGATTTGTTCTTTTCAACCTCCGGGGGAAAAGTGCGATGGATGGATTCGAAAGAACTGCTTACAGAGATGGAAACAGTGATGAACATGTTCAAGTGCTTGAACAAGAAGCTTTTGTTGGTAGTTCATCTGAGCTTCAGCCAAAGTTTTTGTTCCAGGAGATGGAATCAACTCTTAATCAACTG AGCAAGTGGATAGTAACTGCCCTCTTTGGTGCTTTCGTTATTTGGAGGCATGACGCAGAAGCCTTGTGGTTTGCAGGGGGGTCTGTTTTAAATGCAATGCTTTCTGTTTTACTCAAACAAATACTGAATCAGAAACGACCTTCAACCCTGAAATCTGACCCTGGAATGCCATCTTCACATTCTCAATCCATCTTCTTTGGTGTCATGTTTATTATCTTGTCAA GTGTTGAATCGTTAAGTATCAATGCATTCACCATTACCAGCAGTTGCCTGGCTTTGGCACTTGGTTCTTATATG TCATACCTACGGGTGTCACAAAAACTTCATACAGTGAGCCAAGTGATCGTTGGAGCATTTGTCGGGTCCATATGCTCTATATTGTGGTATTGGCTATGGAATGGTTTTATGCTAAATGCTTTCGTATCCTCTTTATGGGTCAGAATCATTGTTATTTTGGGGTCTGCAGGAATTTGTTTAGGTTTTCTTTTGTATGTGATTCGCCATTGGCTTAAAGAGGAATGA
- the LOC101496263 gene encoding lipid phosphate phosphatase epsilon 2, chloroplastic isoform X2, with translation METVMNMFKCLNKKLLLVVHLSFSQSFCSRRWNQLLINWKGLIAESRDSSLFIDDILIAKERKQKDFKNLSKWIVTALFGAFVIWRHDAEALWFAGGSVLNAMLSVLLKQILNQKRPSTLKSDPGMPSSHSQSIFFGVMFIILSSVESLSINAFTITSSCLALALGSYMSYLRVSQKLHTVSQVIVGAFVGSICSILWYWLWNGFMLNAFVSSLWVRIIVILGSAGICLGFLLYVIRHWLKEE, from the exons ATGGAAACAGTGATGAACATGTTCAAGTGCTTGAACAAGAAGCTTTTGTTGGTAGTTCATCTGAGCTTCAGCCAAAGTTTTTGTTCCAGGAGATGGAATCAACTCTTAATCAACTG GAAAGGACTTATTGCAGAATCCAGAGATTCATCactattcattgatgatatactTATTGCAAAAGAAAGGAaacaaaaagattttaaaaacttg AGCAAGTGGATAGTAACTGCCCTCTTTGGTGCTTTCGTTATTTGGAGGCATGACGCAGAAGCCTTGTGGTTTGCAGGGGGGTCTGTTTTAAATGCAATGCTTTCTGTTTTACTCAAACAAATACTGAATCAGAAACGACCTTCAACCCTGAAATCTGACCCTGGAATGCCATCTTCACATTCTCAATCCATCTTCTTTGGTGTCATGTTTATTATCTTGTCAA GTGTTGAATCGTTAAGTATCAATGCATTCACCATTACCAGCAGTTGCCTGGCTTTGGCACTTGGTTCTTATATG TCATACCTACGGGTGTCACAAAAACTTCATACAGTGAGCCAAGTGATCGTTGGAGCATTTGTCGGGTCCATATGCTCTATATTGTGGTATTGGCTATGGAATGGTTTTATGCTAAATGCTTTCGTATCCTCTTTATGGGTCAGAATCATTGTTATTTTGGGGTCTGCAGGAATTTGTTTAGGTTTTCTTTTGTATGTGATTCGCCATTGGCTTAAAGAGGAATGA